The genome window TGtttgggtgttagaataaggtggttgagggtattagaatatagttgtttgggtgttagaataaggtggttgagggtattagaatataGTTGTAGGGGtcttagaataaagttgtaagggtgttagaataaaggttgtaagggtgttagaataaggtggtaagggtgttagaataaggttgcagtgatgttggaataaggtggtaaaggtgttagaataaggtggtaagggtgttagaataaggtggtaagggtgttagaataaaggttgtaggggtgtcagaataaggtggtaaaggtgttagaacaaggtGATAAcgatgttagaatagggtcttaggggtgtcagaatagggtcttaggggtgtcagaataaggttgtaggagtgttagaataaggttgttggggtgttaaaataaaggttgtaggggtgccagaaaccagattccggatttaggagtagggttccgggtttaggagtaaggttccagggtttaggagtaagtttccagggtataggagtaaggtttcagggtacgataataaggttccagagtttaggagtatggtttcagggtataagagtaaggttttagtgtttaggaggaaggttgtacgggtataagatgaaggttgtaggggtattagaataaggtggtaagggtattagaataaggtggtaagagcgttagaataaggttgtaagggtgttagaataaggttcttaggggtcttagaataaggttggtagggttattggaataaggtgttaagggtgttagaataaagtggtaagggtgttagaataaggttgtaggggtgttagaataaggtggtaagggtgttagaataaggtggtaagggtatcagaatagggtcttaggggtgtcagaatagggtcttaggggtgtcaaaatagggtcttaggggtgtcagaatagggtcttaggggtgtcagaataaggtggtaaaggtgttagaataaggttgtaaagGTGTCataatagggtcttaggggtatcagaatagggtcttaggggtgtcagaatagggtcttaggggtgtcagaatagggtcctaggggtgtcagaatagggtcttaggggtgtcagaataaggtggtaagggtgttagaataaggtagtaagggtattagaataaggtggtaaggttgttagaataaggttgggggggtgttagaataaggtggtaagggtgttagaataaggtggtaagagtgttagaataacgtggtaagggtataggaataaggttgtatggtataggaataaggttgtacggtataggaataaggttgtacggtataggaataaggttgtacggtataggaataaggttgtaggggtgtcagaatagggttttaggggtgttagaataaggtggtaaggttgttagaataaggtggtaagggtgttagaataaggtggtaagggtgttagaataaggttgtaatggtgttagaataaggtggtaagggtgttagaataaggtggtaagggtataggagtaaggttttagggtataggaatgaggtttcagggtttaggaataaggttccggggttagctttagctactttaggggggggagaggaaagactcctcgccgacagagaccggatactacacattaaccggatggtagtaacctgATGGCAGGGGAAGacaaaccggatactacacaacaaccggatggcagaaaacaggatggaaaaaaaaaaaaaagaaaaagaatgtacccttatacatatacatatacatgtatgtatatgtatgtatatgtacatatacatatgtgtatatgtatgtatgcatatgcatctgtgcatatgcatatatatatatatatatatatatatatatatatttattctaCTTATAGAAGGAGTTCTGGACAGATAAAGGCGAAGTTGCCGACTTATGGAGCACACTGTCCACAGAAATGACGAAGAATGGCAAAGACGGAGACGAAGTTAAATGTCGAACAATGGATGATAACGGCACTGGGACTGGAAGAACTGCCACTGAccctgaaaagaagggatgcaattatttgcatgccggatTGAAAAAACTATACACGATGACGGCGACGTCGACGACGTCGGCGTCGACGACGCCGTCGTCAGGAACTGGTAGTCCTGTTTTggacaacccactgttgaaacaaacagtgggttgtttattacttcacgcttatgcaaaacatatgaaAGGAACATCAGCTTGTGTCATTGATTCTGGTATAAAGAAGGCATTTAAGGCatttaatgataataatactACTTGCAAGGACAATGGCACAAAACCTTGTGTTCCGTGTGAATGGAAAGAAGACGAATATGACCAATGCCAAATTACCACAACTGGCTCAAATGGCAGCAATACAGAAAATGCaaaggacaaattaaaacaagTTCAGGAAAACATTAACAGCGCCTCAAAGAACAACCTaacgaaaataaatgaaatgtcCACTTTATGCGATTACATTAGATGTGTTggacccaaatggttcaaaaacaACGCAACACTGAACGGGAATAGTGTTACTGCAACCAAggattgggtaagtattactaccaaGAACCAACCTACTACACAACCAGCACAACACTTAGGGGGGctagaaggaataaaaggaaaaaaaaaaaaaaaaaaaaaaataaattaattcagattccgggttcaggaataaaggttgtatgggtattagaataaggtggtaagggtgttagaataaggttttaggggtgctaggagtaatgttttaggggtgttagaatagggttttaggggtattagaataaagtttgagggtgttagaataaggtttcggggttagctttagctgcttcagggggggaaaggaaaaactcctcgtcGACCGGGaacggatactacacactaacggGATggcacaccaaccggatactacaccaaccggatactacaccaaccggatactacaccaaccggatactacaccaaccggatactacaccaaccggatactacaccaaccggatactacaccaaccggatactacaccaaccggatactacaccaaccggatactacaccaaccggatactacaccaaccggatactacaccaaccggatactacaccaaccggatactacaccaaccggatactacaccaaccggatactacaccaaccggatactacacaaccaattacatttattttttaaccttcttttttttttctttttccttttacagtgtgacttttgggagAAGGAGGGAATTAAAGCCAAACTGGAGGACATGTTCAACAAGATCGCCACAGACGCACAGAACGAATCAGGGACAATTAGAATTGCCGCAACATGCCGGAATTTTGGTGATGAAAATCCACaaagtgttgaaagaaaagcttgcAATCATATCGCGGCTGGTTTAAAGTACATTAAAGACCTTAAAGGGGACAAAAATGGTAGTACCCAGCCAAATGCAGAGGATGATGAtaagttttttaaacaatctatgatgtgcgcagcacttaatctttacgCAACTAAAATAAGAGAGTCAGCTGATAAGagttgtcccattgatgagaaaAGAATAGACAAAATGTTTAAAGATTGGAATAATATTAATAATTCTTCGTGTAATGCTGTTCGTAGTGCTAGTAATGCAGATTGTTTTCTTTGCTCAAGGCAAAGCTCAGACtttgaaaaatgcaaacTAAGTGTTTCCAACACTTTGATTAGTTCAACACAAAATGGAGCTTGCAATGCTAACGCAACtgaagtaaagaaaaaaatggaaggtttCCTCAACGAAGACCCATCCCAATCCCCATCCAAATCCATCcccaaagtgaaggaaacatTATCCACCATAAATGACATGAGTaagtctttctgtactcaactccaatgtgcagcaaaacaatacCACAGTAGTAAAAATAATAGTGTGCAGCCAAAACCGCCCCTATCATGGGTAAGTATTGTATGTCGCTTCGGACATACAaataacatatatacttatacatatatacatatatgtatatacctatatgaatatatatgtatatttatgtatatgtacgtatatgtatagatgtatacacatatatgtatatatat of Plasmodium knowlesi strain H genome assembly, contig: PKNH_00_23, whole genome shotgun sequence contains these proteins:
- a CDS encoding SICAvar, type I (fragment), with product MTKNGKDGDEVKCRTMDDNGTGTGRTATDPEKKGCNYLHAGLKKLYTMTATSTTSASTTPSSGTGSPVLDNPLLKQTVGCLLLHAYAKHMKGTSACVIDSGIKKAFKAFNDNNTTCKDNGTKPCVPCEWKEDEYDQCQITTTGSNGSNTENAKDKLKQVQENINSASKNNLTKINEMSTLCDYIRCVGPKWFKNNATLNGNSVTATKDWCDFWEKEGIKAKLEDMFNKIATDAQNESGTIRIAATCRNFGDENPQSVERKACNHIAAGLKYIKDLKGDKNGSTQPNAEDDDKFFKQSMMCAALNLYATKIRESADKSCPIDEKRIDKMFKDWNNINNSSCNAVRSASNADCFLCSRQSSDFEKCKLSVSNTLISSTQNGACNANATEVKKKMEGFLNEDPSQSPSKSIPKVKETLSTINDMSKSFCTQLQCAAKQYHSSKNNSVQPKPPLSW